The genomic segment CTTGCGGCCGGCGGCGGTCAGCGAATAGAACTTCGCCTGGCGCCCGGTCTCGCTTTCGTCCCATTTGGCCTTGATCCAACCCTGCTGCTCCAGGCGATGGAGCGCTGGATAGAGCGAGCCCTGCTGCACCTGGAGCACTTCGCCCGACATCTGCTGGATGCGCTTGGCAATAGCCCA from the Occallatibacter riparius genome contains:
- a CDS encoding PadR family transcriptional regulator, producing the protein MGKPSDLVQGTLDLLILKTIALEPMHGWAIAKRIQQMSGEVLQVQQGSLYPALHRLEQQGWIKAKWDESETGRQAKFYSLTAAGRKQMDAESANWSRLSAAINLIVSEA